In Halopseudomonas nanhaiensis, a single window of DNA contains:
- the msrA gene encoding peptide-methionine (S)-S-oxide reductase MsrA, whose translation MSPRSWASSISFMALALSSLAVANEPLSEGPPGSEMAVFAGGCFWCTEADFDKIPGVVDTVSGYIGGDAQTASYEQVSAGGTDHIEAVAVFYDPGQTSYDKLVEAFWPTIDPVTPNAQFCDRGPQYRSALFYADEEQQRTLQASLSALSASGRFDKPIVTELLPQTDFYPAEDYHQDYYEKNPIRYNFYRSRCGRDARLDELWGDAR comes from the coding sequence ATGAGCCCGCGGAGCTGGGCATCCAGCATTTCGTTCATGGCGCTGGCCCTGAGTAGCCTGGCCGTGGCAAACGAGCCACTGAGCGAGGGTCCGCCGGGGAGCGAGATGGCAGTGTTTGCCGGCGGCTGCTTCTGGTGTACCGAGGCCGATTTCGACAAGATCCCGGGCGTGGTGGACACCGTGTCCGGCTACATAGGCGGCGATGCGCAGACCGCGTCCTACGAGCAGGTCTCTGCTGGCGGAACCGATCATATCGAAGCAGTCGCGGTCTTCTACGACCCCGGGCAGACCAGCTACGACAAGCTTGTGGAAGCATTCTGGCCTACCATCGACCCGGTGACACCCAACGCCCAGTTCTGCGACAGGGGCCCGCAGTATCGCAGCGCGCTGTTCTACGCAGACGAGGAACAGCAGCGCACCTTGCAGGCGTCACTGAGCGCACTGTCAGCCTCCGGGCGCTTCGACAAGCCGATCGTCACCGAGCTCCTACCACAGACCGACTTCTATCCCGCTGAGGATTATCACCAGGACTATTACGAGAAGAATCCGATTCGCTACAACTTCTATCGCAGCCGCTGTGGCCGCGATGCGCGGCTGGATGAGCTCTGGGGTGACGCACGCTAG
- a CDS encoding FKBP-type peptidyl-prolyl cis-trans isomerase, translating into MKIARNTVVQFHYAVSDANGEIENSRQYEPVLYLHGQPGLLDGLVSAMEGHESGDVFSVSLNAEDAYGPKQENAIQKVQVKHLQGAKKWKPGMIAVIQTDEGPRQVTIVKVGLSQAEVDANHPLAGRDLTFDVEILDVREATEEEIAHGHAHGAGGHHH; encoded by the coding sequence ATGAAGATTGCCCGGAACACCGTTGTCCAGTTTCACTACGCCGTCTCTGACGCCAACGGCGAAATCGAAAATTCTCGTCAGTACGAGCCCGTACTGTACCTGCATGGCCAGCCGGGCCTGCTCGACGGTCTGGTCAGTGCAATGGAAGGTCACGAGTCCGGCGACGTGTTCAGTGTCAGCCTGAACGCCGAAGACGCGTACGGCCCGAAACAGGAAAACGCGATCCAGAAGGTTCAGGTCAAGCATCTGCAAGGCGCGAAGAAATGGAAGCCAGGCATGATCGCTGTTATCCAGACCGACGAGGGTCCGCGCCAGGTAACCATCGTCAAGGTCGGGTTGTCTCAGGCCGAGGTCGACGCCAACCACCCACTGGCTGGGCGTGATCTGACCTTTGATGTCGAGATCCTTGATGTACGCGAAGCGACGGAAGAAGAGATTGCGCACGGGCATGCCCACGGCGCTGGTGGTCACCACCACTGA
- a CDS encoding SDR family oxidoreductase yields MSDNLAGKVVVITGASSGIGEAAARYLAAGSARVVLGARRVERLRAIVAEITAAGGEATMLATDVTHLTEMQALVNHAVERFGRVDVLINNAGLMAVGSILKGRTDEWERMIDINIKGVLNGIAAVLPVFHAQQSGHVINVGSVASHKVAPGGAVYSGTKFAVKAITEGLRQESGAIRCTLISPGAIDTELPSGTSDEATLKRLKEAYQAALPAETIARAMAYAIAQPAEVDVNKIIVRPTVQPF; encoded by the coding sequence ATGAGCGATAACCTGGCAGGCAAGGTCGTGGTGATCACCGGAGCCAGCAGCGGGATCGGGGAGGCTGCGGCGCGCTATCTGGCCGCCGGCAGTGCCCGCGTCGTATTGGGTGCACGGCGCGTAGAACGGCTGAGAGCGATCGTTGCCGAGATCACGGCAGCGGGCGGCGAGGCGACCATGCTGGCTACCGATGTCACCCACCTGACGGAGATGCAGGCACTGGTGAATCATGCGGTGGAGCGTTTCGGTCGCGTCGATGTGCTGATCAACAATGCCGGGCTGATGGCAGTGGGGTCGATTCTCAAGGGACGCACCGATGAATGGGAGCGCATGATCGATATCAACATCAAAGGGGTGCTCAACGGTATTGCCGCGGTGCTACCTGTCTTTCATGCCCAGCAGAGCGGACACGTGATCAATGTGGGTTCGGTCGCTTCTCACAAGGTCGCCCCGGGCGGGGCGGTGTACAGCGGGACGAAGTTCGCCGTGAAAGCAATCACCGAAGGCTTGCGTCAGGAGTCGGGCGCCATCCGTTGCACTCTGATCTCGCCGGGCGCCATCGATACCGAACTGCCCTCGGGAACCTCGGACGAGGCCACGCTGAAACGTCTGAAGGAAGCCTATCAGGCGGCCTTGCCGGCGGAGACCATCGCCCGGGCGATGGCCTACGCCATCGCTCAGCCGGCGGAGGTAGATGTCAACAAGATCATCGTCAGACCGACGGTGCAGCCGTTCTGA
- a CDS encoding MFS transporter, which translates to MSQSGVLKRSTILIHGSVGMPLAIIGYPLVVYLPPFYAQEVGLNMALMAMVLVIARISDVITDPLIGTLSDRWQTRIGRRKPWLLMGVPLMLAGTVMIFMPPLGVGVGHLLLWTVIMYLGWTMVTLPYGAWGAELSPEYHQRSRVTASREGFVLVGLFLAALAPAIVQSLGKRYQAGDTDGAMMNFAVWLLGRDGELGIGYGPILAAMAWLLLILLPLTVFMVVTMVKEAPPKSVQRTEWKQGLRVLKNNGPFKRMMLMLLIIVTGESFRNALSVFFMQHVLQIQSYIGMMYLLYFGVGILGIPFWLILGRRIGKHRAFCVAVGMSSAAILGMFFLQAGQLVPFAIMFALKGFCFAAFQFLPLSMLADIVDLDTARSKEHRTGLFFAMSGMAHKLAMAIGLGLSLGLLSLVGFDAQATVHTDQQLLALRVLYILGPVALYMTAFAIAWKYPLTSERQERIHQWVLRRNARLELASERP; encoded by the coding sequence ATGAGTCAGTCCGGCGTTCTTAAGCGCTCCACCATTCTTATCCACGGTTCAGTGGGTATGCCCCTTGCCATCATCGGCTATCCATTGGTCGTGTACCTGCCACCGTTCTATGCACAGGAAGTAGGGTTGAACATGGCGCTCATGGCCATGGTACTGGTGATCGCGCGCATCTCGGATGTCATCACCGACCCCCTCATCGGCACGCTGAGCGATCGCTGGCAGACGCGTATCGGTCGACGCAAGCCCTGGTTGCTGATGGGTGTCCCGCTGATGTTGGCAGGGACGGTCATGATCTTCATGCCGCCGCTCGGCGTTGGTGTCGGCCATCTGCTGTTATGGACCGTCATCATGTATCTCGGCTGGACGATGGTCACGCTGCCTTACGGGGCCTGGGGGGCCGAGTTGTCTCCCGAGTACCACCAGCGCAGCAGGGTCACCGCTTCGCGGGAAGGTTTCGTCCTGGTAGGCCTGTTCTTGGCGGCGCTGGCACCTGCGATCGTTCAGAGCCTCGGTAAGCGCTATCAGGCGGGGGACACCGACGGCGCCATGATGAATTTTGCGGTCTGGTTGCTGGGGCGCGACGGCGAGCTGGGTATCGGCTACGGCCCCATTCTCGCGGCCATGGCCTGGCTGTTGCTGATCCTGCTGCCGCTGACCGTGTTCATGGTCGTTACCATGGTCAAGGAAGCTCCGCCCAAGTCGGTGCAGCGCACCGAGTGGAAACAGGGTCTGCGCGTCCTGAAGAATAACGGACCGTTCAAGCGCATGATGCTGATGCTGCTTATCATCGTGACGGGCGAATCCTTTCGCAATGCGTTATCGGTGTTCTTCATGCAGCACGTGCTGCAGATCCAGTCTTACATCGGGATGATGTACCTGCTGTATTTCGGCGTCGGGATTCTGGGCATTCCATTCTGGCTGATTCTCGGCCGCCGTATTGGCAAGCACCGCGCGTTCTGCGTCGCGGTGGGCATGTCCAGCGCAGCCATCCTCGGCATGTTCTTCCTGCAGGCAGGTCAGTTGGTACCATTCGCCATCATGTTCGCCCTGAAAGGTTTCTGTTTCGCTGCCTTCCAGTTCCTCCCGTTATCCATGCTCGCCGACATCGTTGACCTCGATACGGCGCGCAGCAAGGAGCATCGCACCGGACTGTTCTTCGCGATGTCAGGCATGGCTCACAAACTGGCGATGGCCATCGGTCTGGGGCTCTCGCTGGGATTGTTGTCACTGGTGGGCTTCGATGCCCAGGCAACGGTCCACACCGATCAGCAATTGTTGGCGTTGAGAGTGCTGTACATTCTGGGTCCTGTGGCGTTGTACATGACTGCGTTCGCCATTGCCTGGAAGTATCCGCTCACTTCCGAACGCCAGGAGCGCATCCATCAGTGGGTACTGCGCCGCAACGCACGCCTCGAGCTCGCCAGCGAGCGTCCCTGA
- a CDS encoding anti-virulence regulator CigR family protein, which yields MAKQSLGRATLALLTVSVCLAVQAQPPHDKPGKGHHRESAKGHHRESPSVTESVIREVLREYGLSANSSVRTLPPGIQKNLQRGKPLPPGIAKKLDPGLSGRLPQYPGYEWRQAGRDLILVAVATGIIEAILDDVF from the coding sequence ATGGCCAAACAATCACTGGGTCGCGCTACGCTCGCACTGCTGACGGTCTCGGTCTGCCTCGCTGTGCAAGCGCAACCGCCGCATGACAAGCCCGGAAAGGGTCATCATCGCGAGAGCGCGAAGGGGCATCACCGCGAGTCGCCTTCGGTTACCGAATCGGTCATCAGGGAAGTGCTACGTGAATACGGACTATCCGCAAACAGCTCGGTCCGGACGCTGCCCCCGGGCATTCAGAAGAACCTGCAGCGAGGCAAGCCCCTGCCGCCTGGCATAGCCAAGAAGCTCGACCCCGGTCTGAGCGGTCGACTTCCACAATATCCCGGCTACGAATGGCGTCAGGCTGGCCGTGACCTGATTCTGGTCGCCGTCGCGACCGGTATCATCGAAGCGATCCTGGACGACGTTTTTTAA
- a CDS encoding bacterioferritin-associated ferredoxin: MYICLCKGVTDHQIRDAIADGACSMRDLRAALDVANQCGKCGRDCKSLLAESAVSSSHTTAMPQQWVAA; encoded by the coding sequence ATGTACATCTGTCTTTGCAAGGGCGTGACCGATCATCAGATTCGCGATGCTATCGCTGACGGCGCCTGCAGCATGCGCGACTTGCGCGCTGCCCTGGATGTAGCCAATCAATGCGGAAAGTGCGGGCGTGATTGCAAGTCCCTGCTCGCCGAAAGCGCCGTGAGCAGCAGCCACACGACGGCCATGCCACAGCAGTGGGTGGCAGCTTAG
- the bfr gene encoding bacterioferritin, producing MKGDRTVIQHLNTILGNELVAINQYFLHARMLQDWGLDKLGDHEYHESIDEMKHADLLTKRILFLEGLPNLQDLGKLLIGENTREILECDLRLELKGIPDLKVAIAYCESVGDYGSRELLEKILESEEEHVDWLETQLSLIDKIGIENYQQSQMS from the coding sequence ATGAAAGGCGACAGAACGGTCATCCAGCATCTGAACACCATCCTCGGCAATGAGCTGGTTGCCATCAACCAGTACTTTCTGCACGCGCGCATGCTGCAGGACTGGGGTCTCGACAAGCTCGGCGATCACGAGTATCACGAGTCGATCGACGAGATGAAGCATGCCGATCTGCTCACCAAGCGCATTCTGTTTCTGGAAGGCCTTCCCAACCTGCAGGATCTTGGCAAACTGCTGATTGGTGAGAACACGCGCGAAATACTCGAGTGCGACCTGCGACTGGAATTGAAGGGTATCCCTGACCTCAAGGTCGCCATCGCCTACTGCGAGAGCGTCGGAGATTATGGCAGTCGCGAGCTTCTGGAGAAGATTCTCGAGTCGGAAGAAGAGCATGTCGACTGGCTGGAAACGCAACTCAGCCTGATTGACAAGATCGGTATCGAGAATTATCAGCAGTCACAGATGAGTTGA
- the pyrF gene encoding orotidine-5'-phosphate decarboxylase, with amino-acid sequence MPFESPIIVALDYPDAESALALADRLNPQRCRVKVGKELFTASGPSVVEALQYKGFEVFLDLKFHDIPHTTSSAVKAAAELGVWMVNVHASGGRSMMEACRELLERYPGNRPLLTAVTVLTSLEQSDLQEIGLDIEPMVQVQRLARLTQECGLDGVVCSAREARALRSALGDNFLLVTPGIRPAEAHADDQKRIVTPAQALEHGSSYLVIGRPITRSDDPAAALEAILASC; translated from the coding sequence ATGCCGTTTGAAAGCCCCATTATCGTCGCATTGGATTATCCCGATGCTGAGTCAGCCCTCGCGCTCGCCGACCGTCTGAATCCGCAGCGCTGCAGGGTGAAGGTGGGCAAGGAATTGTTCACAGCCAGTGGGCCATCAGTGGTTGAGGCGTTGCAGTACAAGGGCTTTGAAGTATTTCTCGATCTCAAATTCCACGACATCCCGCACACCACCTCAAGCGCCGTGAAGGCTGCTGCCGAGTTGGGCGTGTGGATGGTCAACGTGCATGCGAGCGGCGGTCGCAGCATGATGGAGGCCTGTCGCGAGCTGCTGGAGCGTTACCCAGGCAATAGGCCGCTGCTGACGGCAGTCACTGTTCTGACCAGCCTTGAGCAGAGCGACCTGCAGGAAATCGGCCTGGATATCGAGCCGATGGTGCAGGTACAGCGCCTGGCACGGCTGACTCAGGAATGCGGTCTGGACGGTGTGGTCTGTTCGGCACGCGAAGCGCGGGCTCTGCGAAGCGCTCTGGGCGACAACTTTCTGCTGGTAACGCCCGGAATACGCCCGGCGGAAGCGCATGCTGACGATCAGAAGCGCATCGTGACGCCGGCGCAAGCCCTCGAGCATGGCAGCTCATACCTCGTCATAGGTCGGCCCATCACGCGTTCGGATGACCCGGCCGCTGCGCTGGAAGCTATACTGGCGTCCTGCTAG
- the lapB gene encoding lipopolysaccharide assembly protein LapB: MQELLFLALFVVALAIGWLLGRREAIKVGFLVKPHGSALDRQYFIGLNYLLNEQPDEAIETFIRALEVNPETVETHIAIGKLFCQRGDVERAIKVHQNLLARPNLTREQGDRVQFELARDYLAVGLHNRAQRLLEELIEAKSPLRAEALADLVRIYERERDWSNAVEVGRKLVKERPAFAVTLAHYHCEIAQAALRRDEIQVARRHLKDALASHRACTRAMIMLAELEQGQDNPIEVAHWLEQLAEHDGDLVPQVLPLARRCADNGALDLSAYLDGVIGESDPPQVETILARADQYQREQGVIEASRYVVANIQQQPSLHGLRYLIDLHSDQVGSRGRENLLILRGVVEGLLQDKHQYRCQACGFSGRRLHWQCPTCHGWSTIRPIKTPVPVAAGKPEHL; this comes from the coding sequence ATGCAGGAACTGTTGTTCCTCGCCCTGTTCGTGGTGGCCCTTGCAATTGGATGGTTGCTCGGCCGCCGCGAAGCGATCAAGGTCGGCTTCCTGGTCAAACCCCATGGTAGTGCTCTTGATCGCCAGTATTTCATCGGCTTGAACTATCTACTCAACGAACAACCCGATGAGGCCATCGAAACCTTTATCCGCGCGCTCGAGGTCAATCCCGAGACAGTCGAAACGCACATCGCGATCGGCAAGCTCTTCTGTCAGCGGGGCGATGTGGAGCGCGCGATCAAAGTGCATCAGAACCTTCTTGCGCGCCCTAACCTGACACGCGAGCAGGGCGATCGGGTTCAGTTCGAGCTTGCCCGGGACTATCTCGCGGTCGGCCTGCACAACCGGGCTCAGCGATTGCTGGAAGAGCTGATCGAGGCAAAATCGCCTCTGCGCGCCGAGGCCCTGGCTGACCTGGTACGAATCTACGAGCGTGAACGGGACTGGTCAAACGCCGTTGAAGTAGGCCGCAAGCTGGTCAAGGAGCGCCCGGCCTTTGCCGTGACACTGGCGCACTACCATTGCGAGATCGCTCAGGCCGCGCTGCGGCGGGACGAGATACAGGTTGCGCGTCGACATCTCAAGGACGCACTGGCGTCGCACCGGGCCTGCACGCGCGCGATGATCATGCTGGCTGAACTCGAGCAGGGCCAGGATAACCCGATAGAAGTGGCGCATTGGTTGGAGCAACTCGCCGAACATGATGGCGATCTGGTCCCCCAGGTCTTGCCGCTCGCACGACGCTGCGCGGATAATGGCGCCCTAGATCTGAGCGCTTATCTGGACGGCGTTATCGGCGAGAGTGATCCCCCGCAGGTGGAAACAATTCTGGCGCGTGCGGACCAGTACCAACGCGAGCAGGGCGTTATCGAAGCGAGCAGATACGTCGTAGCCAACATACAGCAGCAGCCGTCCTTGCACGGTTTGCGATATCTGATCGATTTGCATAGCGACCAGGTAGGCTCTCGCGGTCGCGAAAATCTGTTGATTCTCCGCGGTGTGGTCGAGGGATTATTGCAGGACAAGCATCAGTACCGTTGCCAGGCTTGCGGCTTCTCGGGACGCCGTCTTCACTGGCAATGCCCAACCTGCCACGGTTGGTCCACAATCCGGCCGATAAAGACGCCGGTCCCGGTTGCCGCTGGCAAGCCGGAGCACCTCTAG
- a CDS encoding lipopolysaccharide assembly protein LapA domain-containing protein — MQWLKRAALVIVLLIVALATLDFMLENQKEVTLQFLEAQSPALPLSLFIVVAFILGSLLGIFVGWLITTRLRLRLRAQNNELNRYRKEIDNLRTQAIQG, encoded by the coding sequence ATGCAATGGTTGAAGCGCGCTGCGCTGGTCATCGTCCTTCTGATCGTGGCTCTGGCGACGCTGGATTTCATGCTTGAAAACCAGAAAGAAGTCACCCTGCAATTCCTCGAAGCTCAATCGCCCGCACTGCCTCTTTCGCTGTTCATCGTCGTTGCGTTCATTCTCGGTAGTCTGCTGGGTATTTTTGTCGGCTGGCTGATCACCACAAGGCTGCGACTTCGGTTGCGGGCCCAGAACAACGAGCTCAATCGCTACCGTAAGGAAATCGACAACCTGCGGACCCAGGCAATTCAAGGCTGA
- the ihfB gene encoding integration host factor subunit beta, whose translation MTKSELIERIVEQQGQLSAKDVELAIKTMLEHMSQALATGERIEIRGFGSFSLHYRAPRVGRNPKTGDAVELEGKYVPHFKPGKELRDRVNESLENA comes from the coding sequence ATGACCAAGTCGGAGTTGATCGAGCGCATAGTGGAGCAACAGGGGCAGTTATCGGCCAAGGACGTCGAGCTGGCTATCAAAACCATGCTCGAACACATGTCCCAGGCGCTAGCCACCGGCGAGCGAATCGAAATACGCGGGTTTGGCAGCTTTTCTCTGCATTATCGAGCGCCGCGTGTCGGTCGCAATCCCAAAACCGGCGATGCCGTCGAGCTCGAAGGTAAATACGTTCCGCATTTCAAGCCGGGCAAGGAACTGCGCGACCGGGTTAACGAGTCTTTGGAAAACGCCTGA
- the rpsA gene encoding 30S ribosomal protein S1, which yields MSESFAELFEESLKTLDMEPGSIITGIVVDIDSDWVTVHAGLKSEGVIPREQFLNDQGELTINVGDEVHVALDAVEDGFGETKLSREKAKRAESWKVLEAAFAAEEIVKGVINGKVKGGFTVDVNTIRAFLPGSLVDVRPVRDTTHLEGKELEFKVIKLDQKRNNVVVSRRAVLEAENSAEREALLETLQEGQVVKGIVKNLTDYGAFVDLGGVDGLLHITDMAWKRIKHPSEIVNVGDEIDVKVLKFDRERNRVSLGLKQLGEDPWVAITGRYPEGTRVNAKVTNLTDYGCFAELEEGVEGLVHVSEMDWTNKNIHPSKVVQVGDEVEVMVLDIDEDRRRISLGIKQCKMNPWEEFSSKFNKGDKISGSIKSITDFGIFIGLDGGIDGLVHLSDISWNETGEEAVRRFKKGDEIETVILSVDPERERISLGVKQLEDDPFSNFVSLNEKGTIVTGTVKEVDAKGAVITLGDDIEGTLKASEISRDRVEDARNALNVGDEVEAKIISVDRKSRVISLSIKAKDVEDEKEAIQGLRQQEMAAAGPTTIGDLIKQQMENKGN from the coding sequence ATGAGCGAAAGCTTTGCCGAACTTTTTGAAGAAAGCCTGAAAACCCTTGATATGGAGCCAGGCTCCATCATCACCGGTATCGTTGTGGACATCGACTCTGACTGGGTCACCGTTCACGCCGGCCTGAAATCCGAGGGTGTCATCCCACGTGAGCAGTTCCTTAACGATCAGGGCGAGCTCACGATCAATGTGGGTGATGAGGTACACGTTGCACTGGACGCCGTAGAAGACGGTTTTGGTGAAACCAAGCTCTCCCGTGAGAAGGCCAAGCGCGCCGAATCCTGGAAGGTCCTCGAAGCAGCTTTCGCCGCAGAAGAAATCGTCAAGGGTGTCATCAACGGCAAGGTCAAGGGTGGCTTTACCGTCGACGTCAACACCATCCGCGCGTTCCTGCCGGGTTCGCTGGTCGATGTCCGCCCTGTGCGCGACACCACCCACCTGGAAGGCAAGGAACTCGAATTCAAGGTCATCAAGCTCGACCAGAAGCGCAACAACGTTGTCGTTTCCCGTCGCGCAGTACTCGAAGCCGAGAACAGCGCCGAGCGTGAAGCCCTGCTGGAAACTCTGCAGGAAGGCCAGGTCGTCAAGGGTATCGTCAAGAACCTCACCGATTACGGCGCGTTCGTCGACCTGGGCGGCGTAGATGGCCTGCTGCACATCACCGACATGGCCTGGAAGCGCATCAAGCATCCTTCCGAAATCGTCAACGTTGGTGACGAGATCGACGTCAAGGTCCTGAAGTTCGACCGCGAGCGCAACCGCGTATCGCTGGGCCTGAAGCAGCTGGGCGAAGATCCATGGGTCGCTATCACCGGTCGCTATCCGGAAGGCACCCGCGTCAATGCCAAGGTCACCAACCTCACCGACTACGGCTGCTTCGCCGAGCTGGAAGAGGGTGTGGAAGGCCTGGTACACGTGTCCGAAATGGACTGGACCAACAAGAACATCCATCCGTCGAAGGTCGTACAGGTCGGCGATGAAGTGGAAGTCATGGTTCTGGACATCGACGAAGATCGTCGTCGTATCTCCCTGGGCATCAAGCAGTGCAAGATGAACCCGTGGGAAGAGTTCTCCAGCAAGTTCAACAAGGGCGACAAGATCTCCGGCTCGATCAAGTCGATCACCGATTTCGGTATCTTCATTGGTCTGGACGGCGGCATCGACGGTCTGGTTCACCTGTCCGACATCTCCTGGAACGAGACTGGCGAAGAAGCAGTACGCCGTTTCAAGAAGGGCGACGAGATCGAAACCGTCATCTTGTCGGTCGATCCGGAGCGCGAGCGTATCTCCCTGGGCGTCAAGCAGCTGGAAGACGATCCGTTCTCCAACTTCGTTTCGCTGAACGAGAAGGGCACCATCGTTACCGGTACCGTCAAGGAAGTTGACGCCAAAGGTGCTGTAATCACTCTGGGCGACGACATCGAAGGCACGTTGAAAGCTTCCGAAATCAGCCGTGACCGCGTGGAAGACGCGCGTAACGCACTGAACGTCGGCGACGAAGTCGAAGCCAAGATCATCAGCGTTGACCGCAAGAGCCGCGTCATCAGCCTGTCGATCAAGGCCAAGGATGTGGAAGACGAGAAGGAAGCCATTCAGGGTCTGCGTCAGCAGGAAATGGCTGCCGCTGGTCCGACCACTATCGGCGACCTGATCAAGCAGCAGATGGAGAACAAGGGCAACTGA
- the cmk gene encoding (d)CMP kinase: protein MQQTVPVITIDGPGGSGKGTIAGLLARRLGWNLLDSGALYRLLAFAARNHGVDYTNEETLTRLAAHLDVQFVAGEGSEQHIVLEGEDVTRAIRGEEVGAGASQVAALPAVRAALLERQRAFREAPGLVADGRDMGTVVFADAQLKVYLTASSQERAERRHKQLLQKGQPASLASLLDEIVARDERDMNRAVAPLRPADDAILIDSTSMNIEEVLERVHAEALKRDLVG from the coding sequence ATTCAACAGACTGTGCCGGTCATCACCATCGACGGGCCCGGTGGATCGGGCAAGGGCACCATCGCCGGATTGCTGGCCAGGCGTTTGGGCTGGAATCTGCTCGATTCCGGCGCGCTCTATCGCCTGCTGGCGTTTGCCGCCCGCAACCACGGCGTGGATTACACCAATGAAGAAACGTTGACGCGGCTGGCGGCGCACCTGGATGTTCAGTTCGTGGCGGGCGAAGGCAGCGAGCAGCACATCGTCCTGGAAGGTGAGGACGTGACCCGCGCTATCCGCGGCGAAGAAGTCGGTGCCGGTGCCTCACAGGTCGCCGCGCTGCCTGCCGTTCGCGCCGCGCTGCTGGAGAGGCAGCGTGCGTTCCGCGAGGCTCCTGGACTGGTCGCGGATGGTCGCGACATGGGTACGGTGGTGTTCGCCGATGCCCAGCTGAAAGTGTATCTGACCGCCAGCTCGCAGGAACGCGCCGAACGGCGCCACAAGCAGTTGCTGCAGAAGGGTCAACCTGCTAGTCTGGCGAGTCTTCTTGATGAGATTGTTGCTCGAGATGAGCGGGATATGAACCGTGCTGTTGCGCCCCTGAGGCCCGCAGACGATGCGATTCTGATCGACTCCACCAGCATGAACATCGAAGAAGTCCTAGAACGTGTCCACGCAGAAGCGCTCAAGCGCGATCTGGTGGGCTAA